AAAACGTACTACTATAGGCAAAAGGTGCCTTGTAGCTGACAAATACACAGTGAATGCAAGAGCATCACCAGTTGCAGCATTACAACTACAGAATTAGACATCAGCAATTATGGCTGAGCATAAACATTTTAAGACGGCAAAAGCAGAATGAAAACCAaccgaaaaggaaaagaaagagagagagagagagagtatccTCAACCTGCAGATGTCATCCTAGATTCTTCCACAAACCCAATTTCCCCATATTGGTGATTCCTCAGACGGTGTACACAAAGGAATCTTTCCTCACAAATCTTTTTCATCCTTTCCAAACTATCTTCATACGCAGAACATGATGCCAGATTCCAAAAGTGCTTCCTTCAATGTTTCGGATTCTCTCTCCCAAGTTGTAGTCCACAAGCTGTTGCTTTCCTCACTTTGAAGCAGTAGATTGTCCCACTGCTGGAACTTCATTCAAAGATGGTCCCCTTGGGGTGCCAACTGGAACCAAGGAACCACTTTTCTACCACCCGATCAAGAAAATGACACATTCATGGGAACCACTTTCATCCAAAAACTCAACAACGGGCAACCATGGGAAGACTACATGGTACATTGCATATAGCCAGTATCACACTTCCACTCAGAAACATAGGAACagagtagaaaaaaattaaaaacctaatGACTTCCCGAAACTCGAACCACGCATGACCATGTAGAAACTTCTGGATAAATCACTCTCTGGAGTACTTACGTAAAAAGGTGCAGAAGCAATAACAAGCTTGAGCTTGCAAATAATCCAATGCGTCAACACAAAGGACACAACTTTCGGCCAAAAGGtgcaaagaaaattatgaagaaGAATCAAGGTACAACTCACTTTGAGGAAGGCATCTAGAAAGATAAGCTAACCGAATTGTTGAATGTATGCAGGCTTGTAATAAAGATAATGACCATTTTACAAATGTTATCAAACTTGtacttgaaaaaataaaaccacaAGTACCCACAAATTTCGACATATTTTCACATTAGAGAACCTTCATCGGAAAATATTCCAAGAAACTGGGACTGAGAGGAAGAACCAGAAATGAACtgaaatgatgatgacgatgaaaCACGAGAGGAGAAATCAACTCCGGACATTCAATTGACAATTGTCTACTCCACACTTTGGCAGCCATAGTAATTCTTCAAAGCAGATCAATTGACGCAGAGAAATCTATACCTAAGCCAACAAGATGTTAACTTTATATGGTCAAATGAGTCTCGACAACAAATCACAGCTCCAACAGTTGCAAGCATACTGAAATCACCACAACAGCTGCAGAAAATCCTTCTAGAAAGCAGCCATTTTCGAATGATCCACACTAtcattctctctgttttttcttttacaaatcaCAGCATACTTCTATCTTAGATCAAGCaaagtttttcctttctcaGAAATACGACAGTAAGCCAAGCGAAAACGGAAGCTGATAATTCGCCTCAttaaagcattaaaaaaaaaaaaaaaaaaaacttaatcaaGCCAGGAGCGCCAACAAGAACCTCGTTCAGTTCTGAAAAaccaaggaaacaaaacaagaaccaTAACCCACTTTCTTCCCTCGCTCGTTGCTCCGTtcgaagagatttcctcagacAAGAAAATCAACTGCCTCCAGGGTCACCttccatcaaagaaaacaaaatgtcCCAAAGGGTTCCCAGAAAATCTCCCATCCGTTGGACCCCTTTTTCCAAACCACTCGCCCCTGTTCCACATCTCAAGATTTCATCCAGCCGAAAAGATCGAAaccaagaaagcaaaaaaaaaaaaaaaaaaaaaaaaagcaaaacgcACCCAAGACAAAAGAGAGGAGCGAGCGCTGGATGCAGAGGTTTATCGACCGATTCATGCGTCTTGTCCATTCGAACCAACAAAATTCCCCAGGAAGAGATCGATGAACCGCTGCCTCCAGTGACTTCACCCCCACCGCCCCCGCAACGCCattaacaaaagtaaaaaaagggCTCCCTCAACAAGTCAAACCACGAAGAACCCAGAAATCAACCCGAGGAACACGATATTCAGGAAGAAGATGACCGGAAAAAGAACGCAGATCCGGACGACCGGAGCCCATCGCATTCGCACAAAAAGCTCCCGACCCATGCACAGTAGTAGTACCCAAGGAGGAGAAATGCACACGACGATAGGTACAGAGAAAACGGGTAGCGACGGATTTTGAAGGGCCGAACCCCAAGATTCTGTtgcgtcgccgccgccgccgccgcacggcgctccgcctccgcctccgcctctctctctctctctctctctctgacatGGCCTGTTGCAAATGGTGGAAGTAGATATTTAGAGAGGGCAGATTTCTGCCCTTAGCaaaattgcacaaatttttctcctctttttttctttttgataactCCACCAATGATCCTGACATTTTATAaggaaaatttaccaaaaattcctCATATGGATTACCCATAACCCTAAGTTAATGTTGactaaaggaaaataaaataaaatccaacatggcaattttttattatttatcgaAGACCTCTGGCGgcgataaaaaagaaaagaaaaggaaagaaagtctGTAATTTTAAAAGGGAGAAAGATAGAAGCTAGAGAGAGGAAAATACAGAATATTCTTAATTACACTGATTGGATGAGCTTCATAAATTAATCATGCTAAACTAAAGTATTAGATGTGATTGTGCTACTTGCAAGATAAATATTGCGTGCACGTTAAATGACCACAGGTTACAAGATCGAAACACCATATGGACTGAATAAATTAATGGGACACATTATTTTAATGTTGGTTTGTAATTATAGCATCATTCGATATGTCATATtatctaattcaattttaatattcTTAAAATTGCCCCAATTGGAATAATCAAGTGGAGAGGAGACTCATGGATAATATACCATCATTGATGCGCTATGAATCAATTCCGTCGCATTGTAGGTCAACATAAAATTATGTTCTATTTGTTTGTGAAATTGGATAatctaaaaaacatttttcttaaaatcaaTCACATATCGCTTATAAAAagaatgaacgaaaaatattctCTCTTCCATAAAATTATCTAATCAAAATTGCACttgttaatgaaaaaaaatatgtacattaaattaattatttgagcagtcacttttagaaaaatatttttaatttattcattttttatgaaagaataataataattttctcttGATGGAGATAAATTTCATATAAGAtggtggaaaaaaaattgaaaagagcaAGTAATAACTTCTTAAAGTGCTGGTCAATTGGTTATATGCCTAAGTTAAAAGTAATGAATTTTGTGCTCAAATTTCAACGTTATCGATCAATAGTAATTTTGGTCATAAATCAATAGTAATTTTCGAGAAGTGCGGAGTTAGTCGATTTCCAAACATTTGGATTTCTTtgtctcaaaaataaaataaaataaaataaggctTTTTGCGTGGCTGGGGGCTGCATTGACACGTGTTTGGTCCCTAGGCTGCCACTGATGGTGCCAAACTCCTCTTACAATGAATGTAGACAAAGCAATATAATTTTGATCgccaaaaattgttttaaataattatatctTATGAACAGGTGAAATGTGCTTTTATATAAAAACTTAATCTCTAGTAAATGATATAAAGAACGcgtaaatttgaaatttattatttttgccatAGGGCTCTCGCTAATTTCATCTTTAAAACTCTGATTCCCCATTTCCCATTGATGTATGTATATGCATATGTATGTAATACTAGTATTTCAATATAtactcaatttcatttttatgagcttatttttattgtttcagTTTTGCAAACTATCTATCATCAATACTTTCAACTCCTTTTCGTGGGACACAGGCACATATGCTCGGCCGATGTTGATTTAAAGCGGTTTGCATGTAATTTATAGATTTGAACACGAGACTTCGAGTTCTCAAGTTGCAAATTTCCTGATGCCTCGACCAATTACGCAATATTTCCAATCTTTTGACCCATTTTATGTTTAATTGTGAACCGTCAAACTATTTTCTCTATTACAGACATGTGATAAATAtcataaaattgcatttatggtttttttaatattacttgaaaataaatgatttgaaaaatatttttcttaaaaatcatCGCTTGTAACGCTTGAATTAAttagacaaataaaaatatttccattaccaacaacaatttatttaaaaaaatttgtacatCTTATGTTCACTTTtccaagtgatcatttttacgaaaatattttccgattcattcatttttcgtaaaaaaaaaaaatctagctttagagtgtgtttgtttgacgaaaaactcaagatttaaaagATGATTGGTTACGTAGCTTAGAAATATTAATCaatgagaaaaattttcattattgacaagaATTTATACCTAACTATTTTCGtgaatgccaaaaatgttttttattcatttatttttgtaatcaaTGTAAGTACTtacttttctgaaaatatttttaaaattttaaaatttttcatgaaacaaaaaCACCCATAATCGAAAGTCCATTGACCTTATCCATAAATTCTCTCACTTTTGATACATCTAGCACCTCACATTCATCCAGCCCTTAGATTTCACCCACCACCAACATTGCCAATGGCTGGTCCCCCATGGACAAGACACTCCAAAGTCCCAAGATGCCCAGATTCTCCGCTCCATGCCAAAAGTCCAACACGTCCATGAACTGTCCATGAAGATGCTCTCAGACAACATTAAAATTGAACAAATGTGGACACTTTCCTCGAACCTGCCTAAGTCCAGAAAATCCCTGAGCtttcatgtcacaaaatttttaatcacCGACGCGCTATTTCTGTTATAAATGTCCATGCCACTAGGACCAAGATGAACCTCAAATCCATAACCAACCTCAACACCCCTTCCCTCCCTCCATTGCCTCATATACCAAGATCCACTCcttccccctcctcctctcctctcctccgccaccgctgccgccgccaccgtcgccgcctccTAAGAAGAAGAACCCGTGTTTTCATTTTCGCATTCGCTCCCGGCCTTCCTGTCGAGGAAGCCGGTCGATTCGGTGTCGCGGGACATCGTGGGCGACGTTTTGAATCTCTTTGGTCATGGCGGCCTCGCTGAGCCAGCTGCGGGACATATTTGCCCGGTTCGACATGGACGCCGACGGCAGCCTGACGATCCTGGAGCTCGCGGCGCTCCTCCGCTCGCTCGGGCTCAAGCCGTCGGGGGACCAGGTCCACGTCCTGCTCGGCAACATGGACGCCAATGGCAATGGCCTCGTCGAGTTCGATGAGCTGGCGAGCGTGATACTGCCGGACATGAACGAGGACGCCCTGATCAACCAGGAGCAGCTCCTGGAGGTGTTCCGTTCCTTCGACCGCGACGGCAATGGGTACATCACTGCGGCGGAGCTCGCTGGGGCGATGGCCAAGATGGGCCAGCCGCTGACGTACAAGGAGCTCAGGGACATGATCAAGGAGGCCGACGCGGACGGGGATGGCGTGATCAGCTTTAACGAGTTTGCTACCGTAATGGCGAAGTCGGCATCCGACATTTTCGGCAAATCCTTTTCGTAATGTAGATGGTCCTTCCACTGGTAATATGGTGACCTTTTGGCAAGCAAGAACGACATATGGTCATCCACATTGTAGAGACTTTGTGCAGATTCGTGGCCTCTCTGCAAAACCGATGTTGATTAGATGGTTAGAGTTCAAGAAAGCTGAGTTCTTTCTTGCTTCGCGATGCGCACCATTCATGCGCACAAGGCGAGAACCCGAGAACTCGGGTCGACCTTGACTGTTGATTAATTCTTTTATATGTAGATAAGATCTGTCAGCTGACAATTCGTTTCCTAGATCTATTGATTTCTGGAGTTTCTCCTTCTGTGCAAGTCCTGATCTTGTGTGTGAATTTG
The nucleotide sequence above comes from Eucalyptus grandis isolate ANBG69807.140 chromosome 2, ASM1654582v1, whole genome shotgun sequence. Encoded proteins:
- the LOC104421232 gene encoding probable calcium-binding protein CML15, whose protein sequence is MAASLSQLRDIFARFDMDADGSLTILELAALLRSLGLKPSGDQVHVLLGNMDANGNGLVEFDELASVILPDMNEDALINQEQLLEVFRSFDRDGNGYITAAELAGAMAKMGQPLTYKELRDMIKEADADGDGVISFNEFATVMAKSASDIFGKSFS